The proteins below come from a single Alligator mississippiensis isolate rAllMis1 chromosome 2, rAllMis1, whole genome shotgun sequence genomic window:
- the LOC132248454 gene encoding uncharacterized protein LOC132248454, producing MALTAAQMLKSFLLLWVDGFLLCASVILLHSLGVHLWRWLLAEREGKGAKKQEVKWAQSSRRLSVCQLVCDNPACHISTPTALAPMPALLPATSEQGQPSGPLPGAVLMRPCGRVAGSGGATALQELQLQPRVRAVLQSAMAKKGMEIHLETFPALARGSWRRLQHLSQLPLPKLIQAGDSALQPRSRHLPFVPSDSLDRVDLAVQRQRLGSLLGLLALHLESITPRAIQASSGPDVLGRSPMESLQTGAPFLRPYALEVHVGTKKQPCAWGWPELMEKSLGAFVLGSPRMMWTPARHRAELQVYVGGTGPPPISSETRSCPEHHISRGYSTSPSHHYTHLHVHIQGPGAPPISLETRSGLESRVSS from the exons atggcaCTTACTGCAGCACAGATGCTCAAGAGCTTCTTGCTCTTGTGGGTGGATGGCTTCCTGTTGTGCGCCAGCGTCATCCTCCTGCACAGCCTCGGG GTCCATCTGTGGaggtggctgctggcagagagagAAGGCAAAG GGGCCAAGAAGCAGGAGGTGAAATGGGCCCAGAGCTCCAGGCGCCTCTCAGTCTGCCAGCTGGTATGTGACAACCCTGCCTGCCACATATCTACCCCAACAGCCCTGGCAcccatgccagccctgctgcctgcaacCTCAGAGCAGGGACAGCCCTCAGGACCTCTCCCAGGGGCTGTGCTCATGAGGCCGTGTGGACGAGTTGCTGGCAGCGGGGGGGCCACAGCTTTGCAAGAGCTCCAGCTACAGCCCAGAGTCCGTGCAGTGCTGCAGAGCGCCATGGCCAAGAAGGGCATGGAGATCCACCTGGAAACCTTCCCAGCCTTGGCCAGGGGGTCATGGAGGAGGTTGCAGCAcctctcccagctgcccctccccaagCTGATCCAGGCAGGGGACAGTGCCCTCCAGCCCCGGAGCCGCCACCTGCCTTTCGTGCCCTCTGACAGTTTGGACCGTGTTGACCTGGCCGTGCAGCGCCAGCGCCTGGGCTCACTCCTGGGCCTACTGGCACTCCACCTAGAGTCCATCACCCCTAGGGCCATCCAGGCTTCCTCTGGCCCAGATGTGCTTGGCAGGTCACCCATGGAGTCCCTGCAGACAGGGGCCCCGTTCCTCAGGCCATATGCTTTAGAGGTCCATGTGGGGACCAAGAAGCAGCCGTGTGCCTGGGGCTGGCCTGAGCTCATGGAGAAGTCGCTTGGGGCTTTTGTGCTGGGATCCCCCAGGATGATGTGGACCCCTGCCCGACACCGCGCCGAGCTGCAGGTCTATGTTGGAGGAACAGGGCCCCCTCCCATCAGCTCAGAGACCAGGAGCTGCCCGGAGCACCACATATCCCGTGGCTACAGCACATCCCCTAGCCACCACTATACACATCTCCATGTCCACATCCAAGGACCAGGGGCCCCTCCCATAAGCCTGGAGACCAGGAGCGGCCTGGAATCCCGTGTGTCCAGCTAA